The sequence ACTTGGCCAGGAAGGCGTCGATGCCCTGCTGGACCAGCTCGTAGGTCTTGTCGATATTGCCGGCGATGTCGCCTTCGAGCACCTTGAGGCCGCTGAGGATGTCGCGCGCCTCGCCGAAGCCCTTGTCGACGCCGCCGCGGATCAGCTCGGCGAAGCGCTTGGCCTGCTCGGCCGGCTCGAGATCGGGATGCTGGGCCGCGTAGGCGTCGAACATGCCGGTCGACAACGCGACGATGCGCCCGGCGGTGCCGGCCGGCGAGTTGTCCTGGCTCGCCGCGGCCTGGATCGCGTCGGGGCCGAACTCCGGCCCGAGCGCTTCGTTGAGCTTGTCGATCGCGTTGCGGAACAGCAGTTGCTGCGAATCGCTGCCGGCGCTGATCGAGACGTCCAGCGAGGCCTGCAGGATCTGCACGTTGAGCTGCTTGCGGCTCGACTCGACGCGCGAGCCGGATTCGGCGGCAGGACGAGTGGCGGCGGCGGCCTGGGCGGCGTTGCCGCCGGAGATCGGGGTGGTCATGGGCGTGCTCCCGGCAAGTGGGCGGCCTGGGACAGGCCGGCGGATAACCGTGTTATCGGCCCGGCGGCGGCGCGCTCCAGTTTTTCTCAGGGTCTTCCGATGTACGGCCGGTGCGGGCACGGTCGGTTCCCCCGGCGCGGGCAGGCGAAAAAAACGGCGCGATCGACGCGCCGTTTTCCTTTGCGCCGCGGCCGCGGCTACCAGACGCCCAGATAGGCCAGCATGCCCTCGGCCGCCTGGCGGCCTTCGAACACCGCGCGCACCACCAGGTCGGCGCCGCGCACCTGGTCGCCGCCGGCGAACACCTTGGGATTGCTGGTCTGGTGCTTGAAGTCCTGCCGCTCCGGCGCCAGCGTGCGGCCGCGCTCGTCGGTGCGGATCGCGTTGGCCTCGAACCACGCTTCGGGCCGGACCTGGAAGCCGAAGGCGACGATCACGTGATCGCACTCGATCGTCTCCTCCGAGCCCTCGACCACCACCGGCGCACGGCGGCCCTTGGCGTCGGGCTCGCCGAGCCGGGTGGTGACCAGCTTGACGCCGAGCTTGCCGCCGGCCAGCGACGCGATGCCGACCGGCTGGCGGTTCCACAGGAACTCGACGCCCTCCTCCTTGGCATTGGCCACCTCGCGCTTGGAGCCCGGCATATTGGCCTCGTCGCGGCGGTAGGCGCAGATCACCTTGTCGGCGCCCTGGCGGATGCTGGTGCGGTTGCAGTCCATCGCGGTATCGCCGCCGCCGAGCACCACCACCCGCTTGCCGGCC is a genomic window of Chitinimonas koreensis containing:
- a CDS encoding DUF5610 domain-containing protein; this encodes MTTPISGGNAAQAAAATRPAAESGSRVESSRKQLNVQILQASLDVSISAGSDSQQLLFRNAIDKLNEALGPEFGPDAIQAAASQDNSPAGTAGRIVALSTGMFDAYAAQHPDLEPAEQAKRFAELIRGGVDKGFGEARDILSGLKVLEGDIAGNIDKTYELVQQGIDAFLAKFTTPAAPADGGAATA